GAAGGCTCACCGACCAAACACATGTCGATTTTTTCATTTCTTGCTTCAAGTAGATCGACTACCTTTGTGGTGCCATTAATGAATGGACCTTCTTCATCCGATGTAATTAGAAACGAAATAGAGCCTTTATGCTCAGGGTGCTTTTCTACAAACCGCTCAGTTGCAACCACCATAGCCGCCAGTGACCCTTTCATGTCAGCGGCACCACGGCCATGTAATATGCCATTTTCAATGACACCGTCAAAAGGAGGATGTTGCCATTCATTCTCATCGCCTGTAGGCACAACATCAGTATGACCTGCAAAGCAAAAATGTGGGCTATCAGTGCCTTTCCTTGCCCAAGTATTTAATGTATCGACAAAAAAATGCTCTTCAATGTTAAAACCAAGTTTAGCTAAACGCTCGTTCATTAAGGCTTGGCAGTTAGCATCTTCAGGAGTCACTGATTTCTTTTGGATCAATGCTTGGGCTAGTGAAACAACCTCAGAATGTTGAGGTGTATTATTTTGACTGCCCATCAAGCGAAAATCTCATCATACTGGGCTGCTTTAAAACCAAGGTGTAGTTTACCATTCACCTTAAGAATAGGGCGTTTGATCATCGCTGGAGCCGCAACTAAATGAGTAATGGCAGATGGTTCAGATAGGTTGCTCTTTTCATCATCTGATAAAGCACGGTAGGTTGTTCCGCGTTTGTTTAATACTTGCTCCCAACCTAAATTTTTACAAAATTCAGTCACTAACTCTTCTGAAACGCCGTCTTTGCGGTAGTCATGAAAAGTAAATTCAATATTGTTGTCACTAAGGTATTTTTTTGCTTTTTTAATGCTGTCACAGTTCGGAATGCCATACATAGTGATCATAAGAGCCTCTTAAATATTCTGGTTTTGAGTAATTGTAATGAGTGGGTCTAGCCCAGCACGCACTTGCTTCAACGGGTAAAAGCAAGGACCTAATTTATCTGCGTTAACAATAAGTAAACTGCCGAGGAGTGGTTTTTCTAGGTGCGTGGTTTCGAAGTAAGCAAGTAATTCACCTTGCTTGACTTCTTTTTTGCCAAAGGCACTGGTTATTTGCAAACTTGTATTGGCTTGTTCTGAAGGTGGCTGAATATGAATAAGTAACTTCAAGCCATTTTTTGCAACCAATATAATCTCATAGCCATGGCGTTTAACTTGTTCAATTTTACCGTCAAATGGCGCGGTAACTTTTCCTTGGGTCAACTCTACAGTCACGCCTCTTCCAATCATGCCAGAAGAAAATAGGGAAAGCGGGTGCTGTTTCAAAGACTGTACTTTGCCGCTAAACGGACTGGCGAGATGTAAAACTGGGTCAACAATTTCATTGATAGGCGCAAAAGGAATTGATTGAGAAAACTGCATTAAAGAACCGTGTATCCGTCTTTTTTCAGCGCATTAATTGCGTCTTGAATTTGTTGCTCTTTGACTAAAACATAGTCAGTGTCATAAGTGGAAATGGCAAAAATGGAGATTTTAGCATTTGCTAATACACCAGATATATTGGCCATGATCCCTGTTAAAGAAAAACCAAGTGGACCTATCACTTCTAATGCTCGCCAATGTGCTTCAGTGGCAAAACTATCAACTTCAATATCTGAAGGGCAAACAATAGAGAGTTCTTCAAGTGTTTTAGAAATAAAGAAAATATCACACGCTAACACTTGGTTAGGAATTGTTTGGTCAACGTCAAGGCTATGTATTGAAAAGTCCTGTTTTAACAATTGTAATGTTTGCTTTGACATAGTCGCTTATGTTTATTGGGCTATATGTCTATAGTATAGCTAAGTGTTAAAAAGTTAAACCCTCAACACTTAGCTAAGTTTTACAATTGTACAAACAGAGTTAGTTTGTTTGATCTGCTAATTGTTTAGACTGAATAGCCGTAAGCGCAATCGTATAAACGATGTCTTCTACCAGTGCACCACGGCTTAAGTCGTTCACAGGTTTGCGCATACCTTGAAGCATAGGACCAATACTTACCAGTTCAGCACTTCTTTGTACTGCCTTATAAGTCGTATTACCAGTATTTAAGTCTGGGAATACAAACACCGTTGCTTTACCTGCAACTTTACTGTTTGGAGCCTTTTTACGAGCTACGTTTTCCATAATCGCTGCGTCGTACTGTAGTGGGCCATCAATTTCAAGATCTGGACGTTTTTCCTGAGCAATTTTAGTGGCTTCACGCACTTTATCTACATCAGCACCATGGCCAGACTCACCTGTAGAATAGCTGATCATGGCCACTCGTGGCTCAATACCAAATGCCGCAGCAGAGTCAGCTGACTGAATGGCGATATCGGCAAGTTGATCAGCAGTAGGGTCTGGGTTAATAGCGCAGTCACCATAAACTAATACTTGATCAGGTAGTAACATAAAGAACACAGAACTGACTAAAGATGAACCCGGCGCAGTTTTAATGAGCTGAAGAGGAGGGCGAATAGTATTCGCTGTGGTATTCACCGCACCAGATACAAGGCCATCGACTTCGTCTTCAGCGAGCATCATAGTGCCTAAAACAACGTTGTCTTGCAGTTGCTCTTTAGCAACCACAGGGGTAAGACCCTTGTTCTTACGCAATTCAACCATAGGTGCAACATAATTATCTTGGATCTCATTCGGATCTTTAATAATCACGTTTTCGTTGAGCTCTACACCTTGTTGAAGCGCAATACGTTCGATTTCTTCTCTTTCACCCAATAGTACAGTTTTGGCAATGCCACGTTCACCACAAATTGCAGCAGCTTTGATAGTGCGAGGTTCATTGCCCTCAGGAAGCACAATGGTTTTCTTTGCTTGACGCGCTAAATCGGTCAACAAGAATCTAAATGCAGGAGGAGAAAGCTTGCGTGTTTTCGCAACGTCTTTGGCTAAAGTATCTAACCAATCTGAGTCGATGTTCGCAGCATTATGCTCTTTTACTTTTTCAATACGCTGTTCGTCATCACTTGGTACTTCCATATTAAAGTTGTGAAGTAACAAAGATGTACGCCAAGTATCAGCTTCAGTGGCTAGAATTGGCAGACCCGTTTCCATTGCCTGTTCACATAAAGTCATGATGCGTGGTTCAGGTTTAAAACCACCCGTCAATAAAATCGCACCTAACTTGGTACCATTCATAGCTGACAAACACGCTGCCACTAACACGTCAGAGCGGTCTCCCGGTGTAACCAGTAGCGCACCCGGGGTAAAGTGATTCAAGATATTTGATACCGTTCGGGCACAAAAGGTGACACGGCGTAATCGTCTATGGGCCATGTCACCGGCATTGATCACTTCGGCTTTTAGGTAATCACTTAAGTCTGCTACACGTGGCGCGACTAGATCGAAGTCCCAAGGAATTGCGCCAAGTAACA
The Pseudoalteromonas phenolica genome window above contains:
- a CDS encoding ArsC family reductase; translation: MITMYGIPNCDSIKKAKKYLSDNNIEFTFHDYRKDGVSEELVTEFCKNLGWEQVLNKRGTTYRALSDDEKSNLSEPSAITHLVAAPAMIKRPILKVNGKLHLGFKAAQYDEIFA
- a CDS encoding PTS glucose transporter subunit IIA; this encodes MQFSQSIPFAPINEIVDPVLHLASPFSGKVQSLKQHPLSLFSSGMIGRGVTVELTQGKVTAPFDGKIEQVKRHGYEIILVAKNGLKLLIHIQPPSEQANTSLQITSAFGKKEVKQGELLAYFETTHLEKPLLGSLLIVNADKLGPCFYPLKQVRAGLDPLITITQNQNI
- a CDS encoding ACT domain-containing protein; this encodes MSKQTLQLLKQDFSIHSLDVDQTIPNQVLACDIFFISKTLEELSIVCPSDIEVDSFATEAHWRALEVIGPLGFSLTGIMANISGVLANAKISIFAISTYDTDYVLVKEQQIQDAINALKKDGYTVL
- the pta gene encoding phosphate acetyltransferase, producing the protein MSRRIMLIPISTGVGLTSVSVGLVRALEQKAVKVNFFKPIAQPRKDDIGPEKSTVIVQQGSTIQPPMPFELSYAEQMIGDGKGNDLLEEIVERFESAICDDEVAIIEGMVPTRLQPYAGRVNREIAQTLGADIVFVLTPGNDTNEQLEDRLEIASGNYGGIDHSRVLGCIFNKVNAPLDEEGRARADLVDQHEPEELENEMNRLASLPIFRKHPFMLLGAIPWDFDLVAPRVADLSDYLKAEVINAGDMAHRRLRRVTFCARTVSNILNHFTPGALLVTPGDRSDVLVAACLSAMNGTKLGAILLTGGFKPEPRIMTLCEQAMETGLPILATEADTWRTSLLLHNFNMEVPSDDEQRIEKVKEHNAANIDSDWLDTLAKDVAKTRKLSPPAFRFLLTDLARQAKKTIVLPEGNEPRTIKAAAICGERGIAKTVLLGEREEIERIALQQGVELNENVIIKDPNEIQDNYVAPMVELRKNKGLTPVVAKEQLQDNVVLGTMMLAEDEVDGLVSGAVNTTANTIRPPLQLIKTAPGSSLVSSVFFMLLPDQVLVYGDCAINPDPTADQLADIAIQSADSAAAFGIEPRVAMISYSTGESGHGADVDKVREATKIAQEKRPDLEIDGPLQYDAAIMENVARKKAPNSKVAGKATVFVFPDLNTGNTTYKAVQRSAELVSIGPMLQGMRKPVNDLSRGALVEDIVYTIALTAIQSKQLADQTN